CGTACTCCGGCGGGATGCAACGGCGCGTCCAGATCGCCCGCGCGCTGGCGAACGATCCCGAACTCGTCATCCTCGACGAGCCCACGACTGGACTGGACGTGAGCGTCCAGGCCCGCGTCCTCGACGTGTTCCGGCGGATCCAGCGAGAGGAGGGCGTCGCCGCCATCGTCGTCTCCCACGACCTCGGCGTCGTCCGCCTGCTGGCCGACCGAACCCTCGTGATGCGCCACGGCCGGGTCGTCGAATCCGGCCTGACCGACCGCGTCATGGAGGACCCACACCACGAATACACGCAGACGCTCATCAACTCGGTGATATAAATGACGGTACTGACCGTCGATGGTCTCTCGAAGACCTTCGACATGCACGTCCTCGGGGAAACGCGCGTCGTCGGGCTCGACGACGTCTCCTTCGAGGTGGACGGCGGAGAGTTCCTCGCCATCGTCGGCGAGTCCGGCAGCGGCAAGTCCTCGCTACTGAAGTGTATCTACCGGACCTACCAGCCGACCGCCGGGCGCGTCGTCTATCACGGCGCTGACGGCGACGTCGACCTGGCGACGTGTGGCGAACGCGACGTCATCGCCCTGCGCGACGACGCCATCGGCTACACGTCGCAGTTCCTGGACGAGATTCCCCGCGTTCCGGCCGTGGACGTCGTCGCCCGACCGCTACGCGAGAGTGGGATTCCGATCGAGCAGGCACGGAAGACGGCAGAGACGCTGCTCTCGCGGCTCGGCCTGCCCGAGGAACTGTGGGACGCCTATCCCGCCACCTTCTCCGGCGGTGAGCGTCAGCGGATCAACCTCGCCCAGGCGATCGCGCCGAAGCCGCGACTGCTATTGCTGGACGAACCGACCAGCGCGCTCGATCCGGAGACGCGAGCGGCTGCGATCGACCTGCTCCACGAGTACCTCGACGAGGAGACGACCATCGTTGGCGTCTTCCACGACCGCGACGTCGTCGAGGCGGTCGCAGATCGCGTCGTCGTCCTCGAGGACGCGCGCGTCGAGCGGATCGTTCCGATCGAGGAGTACGCAGGGGAGGTCGTCGTATGAGCCATCAACGCGCGGCCGGCGAGGCGACGACGGTCCTCGAGAACGCCCGCATCGTCACTCCCGAGGCGGTCGTCGAGGGGGCGCTGCGTATCGAGGGCGATCGGATCGTCGGCGTCGGCGACGTCGGGCGGAGCGCGGACGAAACCGTCGACGCTCGAGGACGGCTCGTCTGCCCCGGGCTGATCGACCTCCACGGCGACGACATCGAGTCGCATCTCCACCCACGGTCGGGCGCGCGCGTCGATACGCACATGGCGCTTGCGTCTGCCGACCGGGCGAACGTCGCCGCCGGTATCACGACGAAGTTCCACGCCATCTCCTTCGAGGTCGACCCCGACGAGAACCGCTCGCCGGAACTGGGTGCGGAGATCGCCGACGCCGTCGAGTGCGCCGACGACCTCATGGCCGACCACCGCATCCACGCCCGCTGTGAGGTGACACAGGCACGGTGCGTCGATGCCGTCGAGGAGGTCGTCGCGGCCGGCGACGCCGACCTCGTCTCCGTGATGAGCCACGTTCCGGGCAAGGGCCAGTTCCGGGATCAGGAGGCGTTCCTCGAGTACTACCGCAACTCCCAGAATCACACCGTCGAGGAAGCCCACAGGCTGATCGAAGAGCGAGGCGACCTCGACCTGTCTACGATTCGCGAGCGAGTAAACCGCGTCGTGGAAACGGCCCACGCCCACGGCGTTCCGACGGCCTCGCACGACGACGAGGAGGTGACGGAGGTCGAACGGCTCTCCGACGTCGGCGTGGACATCAGCGAGTACCCGATCACCCTCGAGACGGCCGCGCGCGCACACGACCTGGGAATGACCGTCACGATGGGCGCGCCCAACCTCGTCCGCGGCGGCAGCCAGTGGGGCAATCTGCGGACGGCGGACGCCATCGACGCCGGCGTCGTCGACGCCCTGGTCGCCGACTACCACCCCACGTCGCTGCTCGCCGCGCCGTTCGTCGACACCGGCGAACCCCTGCCGGAGCGGGTGGCCCGCGTCACGAAACGGCCGGCCGACGCCGTCGGGCTCACGGAGCGCGGTCGGATCGTCGAGGGCTGTCGGGCCGACCTGGTCGTGATCGACGAGGAGCCGACGCCGACGGTCACGCGGGCGTTCGTCGCGGGCGAGCCGATCTATCGCGCGGAGGGATCGCCGTGAGCCGACTCGGTGCGGCCATGGACGTCCGCTTTGGTGCTTCCGTCGAGGAGTTTCTCGCCTACCTCACCGACCTCGGCCTCGATCACGTCGAACTCAAGCGCGAGTACCTCGAGGGACACCCCGACGCGCCGACGCCCGACGATCTCGGCGAGCTGGCCGACAGGTACGACGTCTCGATCACGTACCACGCCCCGTTTCGCGACTGGAACATGGGCAGTTTCAACGACGACGTCCGGCGGGCGAGCGTCGACCAGGTCAAGGCGAGTCTCGACGACGCGGTGACCGCCGGGGCCGGTGCCGTCGTCGTTCACGGGGGGTCCGTTCCCCACCGCTACCCCGAGTGGGTTCGCGAGAAGGCGGCCGAGAACGCCCGACAGTCGCTCCTCGAGTGCGCCGAGTACGCCCGGGAGGTCGGCGTGGCGCTCTGTCTGGAGAACCAGCCCCGGAGCGGCGACAAACGCCGCTACACGACCACCCCGGACGACCTCGCCGACGCGCTCGCGGCCGTCCCAGTCGACGGCGAACACCTCGGCGTCACGCTGGACGTGGGCCACGCGAAGGTCAACGGGTACGACTGGCGCGAGTTCGTAGACCGGTTCGGCGACCGCATCCGCGTCTGCCACCTCCACGACAACGACGGGACTGCAGACCAGCACGACCCGCTGACGGAGTACCGGGAGATCCTCGAGACGGTGCCAGCAGCGTACTTCGTCTTCGAGATGAAAGCCGCCGACGACGTGGCACGCAGCGTGGGGGCGGACGTTCCGCCACTCGATGCCGAACTCGCCGTCGACGGGTGAGGTGCGCTCCCGACGGGGCCCGATCGCGCGTGCGAGTCGTTCGACGGCGACGCGTACCCGACACTCCCCCAGCCACCCGCCGTTGCGAAACGCTGGCGATTTGCCAGTTCCTTTCTCTAGAATCTACCTCATCCGATATTTTACTTGTTATCCCATAATATCATTAAATAAATATTTGCCACCACGTGTGGTAGCACGCGGCTATGCCGCAGCGAGAACTCGAGCAGATGCGACTACCAGAAGTAGAATCGTACATCGACGAAACCGACGTGCCGACCGTACTCGTCCCCGTCGGAACGACCGAACAGCACGGCCAGCACCTGGCGCTTGGCACCGACGCGTTCATTCCCGAGGAGATCTGCCGGCGCATCGCGTCGGAGGTGGACGCACTCGTCGCCCCCCGGATGAGTTACGGGGCCTCGGACATGCACGCGGGCTACAATGCGGTGACGTACGTCAACTACGAGACGCTGGCGACGACGCTTCGAGACGTCGCCTACTCGTTCTGTGAGAACGGCTTTACGGACGTCGTCCTCATTTCGGGCCACCTCACGAACGACTACGCGGCCAAGGTCGGCGCGAACAAAGCGAGCCACGATCTCCCGCCCGAAAAGTACGTCTACGCGTTCCCGTACTGGGACGCTCTCGATCCAGAGGACATGGCCGAATACCTCTCGTTCGACACGGGATGGCACGCGAACGTCGGCGAAACGGCGGCGGTGATGGCGATAGACGAAGACCTCGTCGACCTCGACGCCGCCGAACACGACGATCCGGAGATGCCACGAGATATCTCGAATCCGGGCGCACTCCTGGACCACCTCCTGATCGGGAAATCGTCGTTCTACCGGGTGAGCGAATCCGGAACGTGGGGCGATCCGAGCGAGGCGACTCCCGAACGGGGCGAGGAGTACTTCGAGACGATCACGACCGCCGTCGCGGAACTGATCAACACGTTCCAGGCCGAGCGCGACGAGATCTACAAGCGAGAAAAGCCGACAGACGAGGAGTACTTCGGGTGACGCGAGGTCGTCCCGACGTCGACGACGACTCGAGAACGCCCGCCCCGATCGTCGAGGGCCGGCCGAGGCGGCGTCGCCGCCGTCGAATCCGTTCTCCGGCTCCGTCGAGTTCCTCCGAGGTGGTGGCTGGCAGCTCGGCGGTGAGCACAGGGGAACGCAATTGGAACGAAAATCGCCGTATCGCACCCGGCGAGCGCAAGCCTGCCGTGTTTTTTCGGTCGGGGTCGTTGTCCAATCCGATAGCAATGACAGTAACGAGTGATCGGTCCGAGATGCTCAAGAACGCAAGTACCGTGACGACGCTGATCGATGCGATGCTGGAATTTGCGAACGGGCGGCGATTGAGCGGATTCCTGTTGATCGGTGCCGCTGCGCTTTCCTCGCGTCTTCCCGGCGCCGGGACGGTCGCTTCGCTTCTCCTGCGAGCGTACCGCCGCTTCCGCTGAGTTCGCATCCGGCGCGAGCAGGCGTTTCGCGCCACGGTGCGCCCGGAGAGCGGGATTTCGACGGCGCCCTACGCCGCCTGCGTCGAACGTGGAAAGGCCCCTCAATCGGCAAGAGATGGATTCACGCGCACCGTGTGCACCGGAACGGACGACGTTCGGACCACCTTTTCCGTGACGCTCCCCAGTACGTACCGTCTGAACCCCGTCCGACCGTGCGTCGCCATCACGATCAGATCGACGTCGTGTTCGTCGACGTACTCGAGGATCGTCTCGGACGGAATCCCGCGCTCGACGGCCGTCTCGACCCGCTCCAGGCCGTGATCCGACGCCATCTCCGCGAATTCGTCGACCGCCCGTCGTCCTCGTTCCTCGAGGCCGTCGATGACCACCGACGTGATCCCCTCGGTGTCGTACGCTCTCGTGTCGACGACGGAGAGGACGTCGAGCGTCGCGTCGTACTTCTCGGCGAGGTCGATCGCGTGGTCGGCCGCCTGCTTCGCTTCGTCGCTCCCGTCGGTCGGAAGAAGAATGCGCTCGTACATCGGTCGTCTTTCGCGACAGAGACAGAAATACGTGAGCGTCCGTTGCCGACCGACCAAAGGTGTTTACTCTCCGATAGAAAAGAAGGCGTATGTCCGGATCCGACGGCGGATGGGTCGCGCTCTTCTCCGGCGGCAAGGAGTCCTCGTGGGCGCTCTATCGGGCTCTCGAGGCCGGGCACGACGTCCGCAGACTCGCGATCGTTCACCCACCGGCGGGATCGCACAGGTACCACGCGCCCGCGACGTCGGTCGCCCGACTGGCCGCACAGAGCATCGGGATTCCCGTCGTCGACGTCGGCATCCCCATCACCGACGTCGAACCTCCCAACGTCGCACGGGAGGCCGACCACGACTCGAGCGCAGAGCGTGACACAGAGATCGAACCGCTCGAGTCCGCCCTCCGGACGCTCGACGCCGAATTCGACGATGGGCTGGGTGGTGTCGTCGCCGGGACCGTCGAGAGCGAGCACCAGGCCGATCGCCTCCGATCGATGTGCGACCTGCTCGGCTGTGACTTCTTCGCGCCGCTGTGGCAGGCAGACCCGCGCGAACTCGCGGAAACGATGATCGACGGCGGCCTCGAGATACTCGTCGTCGAGGTGACGGCACCCGGATTCGACGAGTCGTGGCTCGGTCGGCGACTGGATCGCGACGCGCTGGCCGACCTGGACGACCTCCACCGCGAATACGGCGTCCACCTCCTGGGCGAGGGCGGGGAGTTCGAGACGATCGTCACCGACGGCCCGCACATGTCACGTCCCATCACACTCGAGTTCGAACGGGAGTGGTCCGGGACCTGGGGACGGGTTCGGATTACCGACGCCCGACTCCAACCGCCGGCATCG
Above is a genomic segment from Natribaculum luteum containing:
- a CDS encoding phosphonate C-P lyase system protein PhnL, which gives rise to MTVLTVDGLSKTFDMHVLGETRVVGLDDVSFEVDGGEFLAIVGESGSGKSSLLKCIYRTYQPTAGRVVYHGADGDVDLATCGERDVIALRDDAIGYTSQFLDEIPRVPAVDVVARPLRESGIPIEQARKTAETLLSRLGLPEELWDAYPATFSGGERQRINLAQAIAPKPRLLLLDEPTSALDPETRAAAIDLLHEYLDEETTIVGVFHDRDVVEAVADRVVVLEDARVERIVPIEEYAGEVVV
- a CDS encoding alpha-D-ribose 1-methylphosphonate 5-triphosphate diphosphatase produces the protein MSHQRAAGEATTVLENARIVTPEAVVEGALRIEGDRIVGVGDVGRSADETVDARGRLVCPGLIDLHGDDIESHLHPRSGARVDTHMALASADRANVAAGITTKFHAISFEVDPDENRSPELGAEIADAVECADDLMADHRIHARCEVTQARCVDAVEEVVAAGDADLVSVMSHVPGKGQFRDQEAFLEYYRNSQNHTVEEAHRLIEERGDLDLSTIRERVNRVVETAHAHGVPTASHDDEEVTEVERLSDVGVDISEYPITLETAARAHDLGMTVTMGAPNLVRGGSQWGNLRTADAIDAGVVDALVADYHPTSLLAAPFVDTGEPLPERVARVTKRPADAVGLTERGRIVEGCRADLVVIDEEPTPTVTRAFVAGEPIYRAEGSP
- a CDS encoding sugar phosphate isomerase/epimerase family protein — its product is MDVRFGASVEEFLAYLTDLGLDHVELKREYLEGHPDAPTPDDLGELADRYDVSITYHAPFRDWNMGSFNDDVRRASVDQVKASLDDAVTAGAGAVVVHGGSVPHRYPEWVREKAAENARQSLLECAEYAREVGVALCLENQPRSGDKRRYTTTPDDLADALAAVPVDGEHLGVTLDVGHAKVNGYDWREFVDRFGDRIRVCHLHDNDGTADQHDPLTEYREILETVPAAYFVFEMKAADDVARSVGADVPPLDAELAVDG
- a CDS encoding creatininase family protein → MPQRELEQMRLPEVESYIDETDVPTVLVPVGTTEQHGQHLALGTDAFIPEEICRRIASEVDALVAPRMSYGASDMHAGYNAVTYVNYETLATTLRDVAYSFCENGFTDVVLISGHLTNDYAAKVGANKASHDLPPEKYVYAFPYWDALDPEDMAEYLSFDTGWHANVGETAAVMAIDEDLVDLDAAEHDDPEMPRDISNPGALLDHLLIGKSSFYRVSESGTWGDPSEATPERGEEYFETITTAVAELINTFQAERDEIYKREKPTDEEYFG
- a CDS encoding universal stress protein is translated as MYERILLPTDGSDEAKQAADHAIDLAEKYDATLDVLSVVDTRAYDTEGITSVVIDGLEERGRRAVDEFAEMASDHGLERVETAVERGIPSETILEYVDEHDVDLIVMATHGRTGFRRYVLGSVTEKVVRTSSVPVHTVRVNPSLAD
- a CDS encoding diphthine--ammonia ligase — its product is MSGSDGGWVALFSGGKESSWALYRALEAGHDVRRLAIVHPPAGSHRYHAPATSVARLAAQSIGIPVVDVGIPITDVEPPNVAREADHDSSAERDTEIEPLESALRTLDAEFDDGLGGVVAGTVESEHQADRLRSMCDLLGCDFFAPLWQADPRELAETMIDGGLEILVVEVTAPGFDESWLGRRLDRDALADLDDLHREYGVHLLGEGGEFETIVTDGPHMSRPITLEFEREWSGTWGRVRITDARLQPPASDEA